GTTTAGATTAGCCGCTGCTAATTTATTGGCTGTCTCTACTGTTAAATGGTTTTTAACAAAATAATCAGATTGAGTCTGGTAATTTTTTTGACTTAAAACAAACTTAGAAGTATAAGAAGTAGCTTCCTCTTTTTTAGTTACATTATTCACGAAAGCATTCAAGTCATTTTGCAAATATTCATCTACCGCCTTTAGATTTACATCTCCTTTTGACTCAAAGATATTCGTATCAAATCCTATTTCTGCTTCTAGTTGTTCTCCCTGCGAAATTAACGAAAAGGATTGAATTCGAATCTTCTCGGTAGGAAGTCCAAGCTCTTTTATTTTTCTTTTTTGCTCTTCCTGGAATTGAGATAGAATTTGTTTTCTAAGTTGTGCTCTTTGCACGCTGTGGTTTTTCTTATTTGCCGCAAGCACTGCTTCGGCTGCTTTTTTCTCTGTATTTTCCTCTAAAAGTTTGTCTGCTTTCACTACTGAATTGGCAAATCGCTGTAATTCAGTAAAAGATCTATCTGAGATTTGTTTTCCTTCTTTGTCTTTGAATTGGATTTTAATATTGGACTCCAATTCTTTAATATCTTTCTCTGTGAAATACATTGAGAAGAAGGTATCCATTTTCTTAGCAAATCTTTGTGATTGAATCAGTCCAAGTTTCTTTAGACCAAAATCATTTTTCATTTTAATGAATCCAAGAAACTTATTCTCTTCTACAAAATAGGTTTTCTTGTTAGCCGCTAGAAGTCTTTGATTTTCTTTTACATGATCTCTAAATTCTTCAATTAAAATAAGGCTTCTAGAAATCCCTTCTAAATCAGATACTACCGAGCCTATGTATTCTTTGGAAGAAGCAAGTTCCTTCTCGTAACTTTCGGCTAACGCTTTTTTTTGTTCGATAATAAAGAATTGAGACATGACAGAAATAATCAACACCACAAATAATATGGTGAATAAAGAAAGCTTAGTTCTGATTCCCGGTAGAAATAGTTTCCAATTTAGATTTTTCAAATTAAATCTCCTCGGCTAAATTTTTAGATAGAGTTAAACGATTTTTAGAATGAATTCTTTCATATTCTACTTGCATAATCTTTTGCACAATATGAATTCCAACGCCGCCATCTTCGCCGATTTCTAAATGCTCTTCCATATCAACAGGCTTTGATTCGAGCGGATTAAACGCAATCCCCTCATCTTCTAGAATGATTTGAATTTTTTCTTTATCTACCAAAACGTTAAGCGCAATCTCTGACTCTTTCGAATCAGGAAATCCATGCTCTATGATATTGGAAACCGCTTCATCTAATGCGAGGATAATTCTATTTTTTAACTTTGTATCAATTTCTGTTCCAATGAACTTATCTACAATGCTTCGAACATTTGCTAATTCGGAGAGTTGATTTGTAAATTGAAACTTTGTTTCTCTCAAAATCCTTCCAGTGCTACTTCTAAATCAGCGAATACTTTAAATGCTTTAGAAAAACCCATTACTTCAAAAGCATCTTTCACGGCTGGTTGAAAAGAACAGAGTCTAAGCTCACCCGTTTTTTTACGACAGGCGGTAAGTCCTGCAAGAAGTGCCCCTGCTCCTGCCGAGGAAAGGTAAGTAACATCTTTCATTTCTACAATGATCTTTGTTTTTCCAGAAGCAATGCCAGCTTCCAATTTTGCCTTGATGTTAGGCGAAGTATGTGCATCCATTACACCGTTTAATGTGAGTATCCAAATATTTTTAATTTCTGATTCTTTGATTTCCATTTTTATTCCTTTAAATATTTTCTTTTCGAAGTTGTTTCCTTAAATCTTTCTTTGTGATCACGGCTTGCAACTTTCCTTCTAGCTCATCGATTTCTAGGAAGTATTTAATATCAGGGTTGCCTTGAAATGTAAAGGCATATTTTCGAATTCCTTGAATTGCCTTCTTTAAATCTCCTTCGGAAATTCCACTGAATATAGAATAGTAAAGCTGAATCGCCATGAAATCATTTAGCTCCAGCGTAAATCCAGGCGAGCGATTCTCTAAGGCTTGAATTACTTGCTCGACTTCTTCTCGATTGTTATTCTCTTCTTCTGCATAATAAATTAAATAGTTCGCAATTAATTTTCTACACCTATGAATATCACCTTTGTTGCTGAAAACAGAAATTTGATTGAAGAGTGCCAGTGCTTCTTTTTGA
This genomic interval from Leptospiraceae bacterium contains the following:
- a CDS encoding ATP-binding protein; this encodes MRETKFQFTNQLSELANVRSIVDKFIGTEIDTKLKNRIILALDEAVSNIIEHGFPDSKESEIALNVLVDKEKIQIILEDEGIAFNPLESKPVDMEEHLEIGEDGGVGIHIVQKIMQVEYERIHSKNRLTLSKNLAEEI
- a CDS encoding anti-sigma factor antagonist (This anti-anti-sigma factor, or anti-sigma factor antagonist, belongs to a family that includes characterized members SpoIIAA, RsbV, RsfA, and RsfB.) translates to MEIKESEIKNIWILTLNGVMDAHTSPNIKAKLEAGIASGKTKIIVEMKDVTYLSSAGAGALLAGLTACRKKTGELRLCSFQPAVKDAFEVMGFSKAFKVFADLEVALEGF